The Pseudomonadota bacterium sequence AATTTTTTTAACATGTCAAATTTTTCAATCCTTACAAAGGCATTTTCTATCTGACCGATGGTTATTAAAAAAAATTTAAACCTCTCAACAAGACCGGCAAGATCATCTTCAGTACTCAAAATTTCATATCCCAGAACCTTCTGGTGCAGCTTCTCCTTAATGTCTACAATTCCTGCGATACGGAAAATATTCTCAGTTTCGATGACATCAATACATGACCTGCAATGACCGCCTCCACCAAAAAGTATTAAGTCTTCCATGGTTATGAAATAGTCTCCTTTATTGCCTTGCAGGCATAATAGATATCATCAGCCGAATTCAACGTGGAACAGGGCAGGCATAAACCTTTTTCATATATTTCATCAGAGTTTTTCAAGGAAATTTCATCTCCGGCAATATATGGCGGGAAACCGGTAATAGGCATAAAAACCCTTCGAACAGGCACGTTTTTCTTTTTTAATAAATCCATTAAGGAATTAAAATCAATCTTTTTCTCAATTGTTATGCAGGTAAACCAGAATGAACTTTCGGCACACTCATATGACTCCTGAAAACGGACAAAATCAAGTTTACCCAATTCCTCACGGTATATATCGTTGTACATCTTCTTCTTTGCAAGGAATTCGCCGAGCCTCTCCATCTGAGCCAGCCCCATAGCTGCTTCAAGATTCGTCATTCTATAATTGAACCCTATCTCCGGGTGGTAGTAACCCCTCGATTCATCACGAGCCTGATTTACAAGAAATTTGATGTGCTCCATGCGCTTTTCATCATTTCCCACAACCATGCCGCCGCCGCCTGTGGTAATAGTCTTATTGCCATTAAAGCTTAAACAGCCAAGATCTCCTGCATTCCCCATATATTGGCCTTTGTATTTAGCGCCAAGGCTCTCTGTTGCATCCTCTATTACAAAAAGCCCGTATTTTTCGGCTATCTCCATTATCTCATCCATTTTACAAGGGTTTCCATAAAGATGGACAGGAATAATTGCCTTTGTCCTCGGCGATATGCAGCGTTCAATTTCAGCAGGACTAATATTCCAGGTTTTTATATCCACATCGGCAAAGATAGGTTTTGCATTTACGTAAACAATCGGATTCACCGTAGCAACAAAGGTAAGGGCTGGAACAATAACCTCGTCCCCCTCTTTTATTCCCAATTCATATAAAGCTACGTGAAGAGCAGCGGTTCCACTCTGAGTCGACACTGCCCTTTTAGCACCAAGATATATGGCAATTTCATCTTCAAATTGCGGGACAAAAGGACCGAAGGTAGAGACAAAGTTCGAATCTATGACCTTTTCAATATATGCCTTTTCAATTGCACCCAGATTTGGTGCATCAAGCTCTATCTTCACCACCGCTCCTAAATTTAGGTTCCGTGTTGTAATATATGTTTTCATATGGATTTTCTATGATTCCTGAAGACAGCATTTTCACGACCTCCCTGACTCCGTCTTCCACTGTAAAAACATTTGTCAAACCAAGATATTCTTTAAGCTTAGTAAAATCAACCTGGTAATCTCTAAGATCAGCGCCTTTATCTACTACATCTATTTTCAGATCAGGAACAAACTTCTTCACAATCTCAGCTATTCTAATCTTCTGGTAGTTTTCAGTATTGAATCCAACATTAAAAACATTTCTACAAACCTTATTGAATTGCCCGATCATTGAGATAATTACCCTTGCTGCATCATAAACATGTATATAAGGTCTGTATGTATAAGGTAAAAAGATATCGAGATATTTCTTCATAAAGGCATTCAATGCAAAATCGTTGACTGTAAGGTCAAAACGCATTCTCGGCGATGCTCCATAGATAGTGGACATCCTACATACAACCCAATCGATGTTCCCTGGGTTATCCATTAATAAATTTTCCACTCTTACCTTGGTATCAGCATAGAGCGAAAGGGGCTTCAAATTTGTGTTCTCGCTTGCAAGTCCATCAACAACCCCGTAGTTAGAGCAGGTAGAAAGAAAGATAAAGCCTTTTGCCCCTTCTTCTGCTGCAAGCCTTATAAGTTCTTTTGTAGCTACAAAATTTGTTTTTTCCGTCAAATCAGGGAATTTATTACTTGCGGGTTCTCCTACTATTGCAGCAGTGTGTATCACAAAATCAATGTCTTTCAAGTAAGGCCTAACTTTCCCTGAATCCGTAATATCAATATTAAAAAATTCATAATTAGGATTACCAAGATGTATCAAGGGCACCTTGTTATCAAAAAATAAAGAGTCAATAACTCTTACCTCGTAGTCATTTTTAAGCGCTGTGTTTGTGAGCACAGACCCGACATATCCGGCGCCCCCTGTAATAAGCAATTTCATAGGCTTATATCTCCTTCCGTTTTAGCTTTCCGGTCTGCCTTCACCTGTCCTACTTCATCTGTATCTTTTTTTAATTCATCTATCTCCATCTTTAACCTTTCGTACTCTTCCATTTTTTTCTGAAGAAAATACTGGGTTTGTTTGACCCGTGCATTTATCCCCTGAGGCGTCAGAACATATATATAAGCTGCTTTTTTACTCGAGTTTTTAAAGCGCTGGGTTTTGACATATCCTTTTTGAATAAGCTCCTTCATGATATAGTTGATGCTGCCGAGACTCAACCCTACCTTTCTGGAAAGGTCACGTTGAGATACCGTACCCTCTACGGATAATTCTTTCAGAGTCTTAAACTGAGCTTCGTTCATAAAACATATATTGTTGTTTTGCTCTCATGGCATCCGCATCGCGGGTCGTGGCTTGATGCCAGTGGAGGGGACGACCGGGTACCCGTTTGCGGGTGTTCCGAAAAATTGATAGGCTACCGCTATTAGCGAATGTTACCGTTACCATTGAAGATAAATAAATTTTGAATATGTTCAACCACTGAACACATTAATAATGCCAGTAAACTATTTGCATGTCAAGATATTTTCTTATTTGCTTTATCGAATTATTTTAAGAATAAACAATCTACACTAAAAACAGCATGCAGTTATTATTGCTGTTCTTTTCAATCATCTATTGTGCTTTGCCTGAATGCCCTTTTGCAAAATCAATTCAAGTTTTTCTCCGATGCTCTCTATTGCATACTTGCCCGATACCTCAAACCCACGTTTAATGTGAGAAAGACGCATTTCTTCATTTTCTGCTATCTCAATAACAGCCTTTGCAATCTCTTCCGGTTTGTGCACATTTACAAAATATGCATAGTCATAGGCCTCATCGAATGCAAGAAAGGGGGGAACCTTTGTCAGGATTACAGGTGTTCCTGCACTCATAGCCTCCACAGGCGGTAAGCCGAAACCTTCTATCTCGGTTGATGCAGAAACAAGTATATGGGTTTCCCGATACAAATCTGCCATCTCCTGCTCGGATATCCTTACAAAAAACCTGTCTACCACCCCATAGTTCTTTTCATCATCCGGAATATCTGCCGGTGACACTCTTGTCAGTAAAACATTTTTCCCTTTCTCTTTCAGAATCTTTACTGCCTTTAATATATCCGGTATAGCCTTGTATTCTATGGTAGAATTTCCCACCGAAAGTATTCTGATCGTACCTGAATAATCGAGTTCTACTACCTTAGGATAAAACACTTTCCTGTCAATACCGTTAGGCAAAAGATAGCACGGCATATTGAATCTTTTTTCAACGCCTGCAACAAGATGTGGAGAAATGGCAATCTTCACAGTAGGAAGTCTGTACAACTCATCAAACCTTTTAAGTTTTTGTTTCCAACCATGCTTTTTCCTAAAATAGTTCAGTCTTGTCAAAAAATCCTTTGAGCAGAAACGCGCTGGTATAACATGCCCTCTTATCCTCTCCAGCACATAATCAGGCTCAAAACCTTGCATGAAATGAAAGAGCGGG is a genomic window containing:
- a CDS encoding SDR family oxidoreductase, encoding MKLLITGGAGYVGSVLTNTALKNDYEVRVIDSLFFDNKVPLIHLGNPNYEFFNIDITDSGKVRPYLKDIDFVIHTAAIVGEPASNKFPDLTEKTNFVATKELIRLAAEEGAKGFIFLSTCSNYGVVDGLASENTNLKPLSLYADTKVRVENLLMDNPGNIDWVVCRMSTIYGASPRMRFDLTVNDFALNAFMKKYLDIFLPYTYRPYIHVYDAARVIISMIGQFNKVCRNVFNVGFNTENYQKIRIAEIVKKFVPDLKIDVVDKGADLRDYQVDFTKLKEYLGLTNVFTVEDGVREVVKMLSSGIIENPYENIYYNTEPKFRSGGEDRA
- a CDS encoding MarR family EPS-associated transcriptional regulator, with amino-acid sequence MNEAQFKTLKELSVEGTVSQRDLSRKVGLSLGSINYIMKELIQKGYVKTQRFKNSSKKAAYIYVLTPQGINARVKQTQYFLQKKMEEYERLKMEIDELKKDTDEVGQVKADRKAKTEGDISL
- a CDS encoding aminotransferase class V-fold PLP-dependent enzyme; the protein is MVKIELDAPNLGAIEKAYIEKVIDSNFVSTFGPFVPQFEDEIAIYLGAKRAVSTQSGTAALHVALYELGIKEGDEVIVPALTFVATVNPIVYVNAKPIFADVDIKTWNISPAEIERCISPRTKAIIPVHLYGNPCKMDEIMEIAEKYGLFVIEDATESLGAKYKGQYMGNAGDLGCLSFNGNKTITTGGGGMVVGNDEKRMEHIKFLVNQARDESRGYYHPEIGFNYRMTNLEAAMGLAQMERLGEFLAKKKMYNDIYREELGKLDFVRFQESYECAESSFWFTCITIEKKIDFNSLMDLLKKKNVPVRRVFMPITGFPPYIAGDEISLKNSDEIYEKGLCLPCSTLNSADDIYYACKAIKETIS
- a CDS encoding glycosyltransferase family 4 protein, with amino-acid sequence MKIVYAIRHVGMTGGVKVFFQHVELLRNMGHTVYLITRFLDEEWGFRVTPEIVPSFDDMYVPEADAIVVTTPKDVEDLWKIAKKRNIPLFHFMQGFEPDYVLERIRGHVIPARFCSKDFLTRLNYFRKKHGWKQKLKRFDELYRLPTVKIAISPHLVAGVEKRFNMPCYLLPNGIDRKVFYPKVVELDYSGTIRILSVGNSTIEYKAIPDILKAVKILKEKGKNVLLTRVSPADIPDDEKNYGVVDRFFVRISEQEMADLYRETHILVSASTEIEGFGLPPVEAMSAGTPVILTKVPPFLAFDEAYDYAYFVNVHKPEEIAKAVIEIAENEEMRLSHIKRGFEVSGKYAIESIGEKLELILQKGIQAKHNR